One Cucurbita pepo subsp. pepo cultivar mu-cu-16 chromosome LG09, ASM280686v2, whole genome shotgun sequence DNA window includes the following coding sequences:
- the LOC111802558 gene encoding probable ubiquitin-like-specific protease 2A has protein sequence MGKRKRPQPVNFIDLDQPTTGHGNRKKSKESENIETVQLVPPSTSDTSPVRRRKQSTTEVETSGASPSQKRKLDSRAFEYCFQNLWRSSPEEKKIQFTYLDCLWFSLYLKAAHRRKVLKWIKNKQIFSKKYVFVPIVCWSHWSLLIFCHFDEKPDSKTRKPCMLLLDSLQEANPRRLEPEIRKFVMDIFKDDGRCKNLKVIGDIPLMVPKVPQQKNGEECGKFVLYFIHLFMKAAPEKFSIKDYPYFMKENWFTEEGVCQFFKTFGHFEEDICL, from the exons ATGGGTAAACGAAAGCGTCCACAACCGGTGAACTTCATTGACCTCGATCAGCCGACCACAG GGCATGGCAACaggaaaaaatcaaaagaatctGAGAATATCGAAACTGTACAGCTGGTACCTCCCTCGACGTCAGACACTAGTCCTGTTCGTCGTCGCAAGCAATCAACAACGGAAGTTGAAACCAGTGGTGCAAGTCCTAGTCAAAAAAGGAAGCTTGACTCTAGAGCTTTTGAATATTGTTTTCA GAACTTATGGAGGAGCTCTccagaagagaagaagatccAGTTTACATATCTTGACTGCTTATGGTTTAGCTTGTACTTGAAAGCAGCACACAGAAGAAAGGTCCTGAAATGGATtaagaacaaacaaatattttcaaagaaatatGTCTTTGTTCCTATTGTTTGCTG GAGCCACTGGAGCCTATTGATATTTTGCCACTTTGATGAGAAGCCGGAttcaaaaactagaaaacCATGCATGTTATTGCTTGATTCACTTCAGGAGGCGAATCCAAGACGGCTTGAACCAGAGATTAGAAA ATTTGTTATGGACATTTTCAAAGATGATGGCAGGTGCAAGAACTTGAAGGTTATTGGCGATATTCCTCTCATGGTGCCAAAG GTGCCACAACAGAAGAATGGTGAAGAATGTGGCAAATTTGTTCTGTACTTCATTCATTTGTTTATGAAAGCTGCTCCAGAAAAATTTAGCATCAAAGACTACCCTTACTTC ATGAAAGAGAATTGGTTTACAGAAGAAGGTGTGTGCCAATTCTTCAAGACATTCGGCCATTTTGAAGAGGATATCTGTCTATAA
- the LOC111802526 gene encoding 26S proteasome non-ATPase regulatory subunit 6 homolog: protein MEGQEGTQQPHLVLANKLFLLTHPDVQDIEKVNLREEVLASVKADDMAPLYEALTGNSLLDLDRNVLDSMRAKNEEELKKLDEKIADAEENLGESEVREAHLAKSLFFIRIGDKDRALEQLKVTESKTVAVGLKMDLVFHTLQLGFFYMDFDLISKSIEKAKNLFEEGGDWERKNRLKVYEGLYCMSTRNFKKAANLFLDSISTFTTYELFPYDTFIFYTVLTSIISLDRVSLKQKVVDAPEILTVIGKVPYLSDFLNSLYDCQYKSFFSAFAGLTEQIKLDRYLHPHFRYYMREVRTVVYSQFLESYKSVTIKAMANAFGVSVEFIDLELSRFIAAGKLHCKIDKVAGVLETNRPDSKNALYQATIKQGDFLLNRIQKLSRVIDL from the exons ATGGAAGGACAGGAGGGAACTCAGCAGCCTCATCTCGTGCTTGCTAACAAGCTCTTCCTTCTAACTCACCCGGATGTTCAAGATATCGAGAAGGTTAATCTTAGGGAGGAAGTATTGGCCTCCGTTAAAGCTGATG ACATGGCTCCTTTATACGAAGCCCTAACCGGCAATTCGCTGTTGGATTTGGATCGGAACGTGTTGGACTCGATGCGTGCGAAAAACGAGGAGGAGTTGAAGAAGCTGGACGAGAA GATTGCTGATGCTGAAGAAAACTTGGGTGAAAGTGAAGTTCGAGAAGCTCATTTAGCCAAATCACTTTTCTTCATTCGTATCGGTGATAAG GACAGAGCACTGGAGCAACTCAAGGTAACTGAGAGCAAAACAGTTGCGGTTGGACTTAAGATGGATTTGGTTTTCCATACTCTACAGCTTGGATTTTTCTACATGGATTTTGACCTCATCTCGAAAAGTATCGAAAAAGCTAAAAA CTTGTTTGAAGAAGGAGGTGATtgggaaagaaagaatcgTCTGAAGGTGTATGAAGGCTTGTACTGCATGTCGACTCGAAACTTCAAGAAAGCAGCCAACTTGTTTTTGGATTCCATCTCGACTTTCACTACATACGAGCTTTTTCCTTATGAcacattcatattttatacaGTTCTCACAAGCATTATATCTTTGGATAGAGTGTCTCTAAAGCAAAAG GTCGTTGATGCCCCTGAGATATTGACGGTGATCGGAAAAGTCCCATACCTTTCTGACTTTTTGAACTCTTTGTATGACTGTCaatataaatcatttttctcaGCCTTCG CTGGTCTGACCGAGCAAATAAAATTAGACCGTTATTTGCACCCGCACTTCAGGTACTACATGAGAGAGGTCAGAACTGTTGTTTATTCCCAGTTTCTGGAGTCCTATAAGAGTGTCACAATCAAAGCAATGGCTAATGCATTTGGAGTATCTGTGGAATTTATCGATCT GGAGTTGTCTCGTTTCATTGCTGCGGGAAAACTTCATTGCAAGATCGATAAAGTAGCAGGTGTTCTCGAAACTAATCGTCCTGATTCGAAGAACGCTCTGTACCAAGCTACCATCAAGCAAGGAGACTTCTTACTTAACCGTATCCAGAAGTTGTCTCGTGTCATTGATCTGTAA